AGGCCGAGGGCCCGATGATGCTCATCAGCAACTGAGCCAAGGCTCTTTGCTGGTTGTCCGCGCCCGATTTGGGCTCCGTTTTGTTACTTGCCCCCCGCGCTTCCGACGCGAAACCTGTCGGGCTTTAATCCTATGGTCATCAAACCCAAAGTCCGTGGCTTCGTCTGTGTCACCGCCCACCCCGCCGGCTGCGCCGCGCACGTTCAGGAATGGATCGACTACGTGAAGGCCAAGGGCCCCGTGAAAAACGGTCCCAAGAAGGTCCTCGTGATCGGTTCCTCCACCGGCTACGGCCTCGCCTCCCGCATCTCGGCCGCCTTCGGTTCCGGCGCCGCCACGATCGGCGTCTTCTTCGAGCGCCCGTCCGAGCCCGACAAGACCGCCACCCCCGGCTGGTATAACACCGCCGCGTTCACCACCGCCGCGAAGAAGGCCGGCCTCTACGTCAAAAACTTTAACGGCGACGCCTTCTCCGACCAGCTCAAGACCGACGTCCTCGCCGCCATCAAGGCCGATCTGGGCCAGATCGACCTCGTCGTCTACTCCCTCGCCTCGCCCCGCCGCACGCACCCGAAGACCGGCGTCGTCCACAAATCCTGCCTCAAGCCCGTCGGTCAGACCTATTCCAACAAGACCGTCGATACCGACAAGGGCATCGTCTCCACTATCACCATCGAGCCCGCCAACGAGGCCGAGATCGCCGACACCAAGGCCGTCATGGGTGGCGAAGACTGGGAGATGTGGATCAACGCCCTCGACGAGGCCAAGCTCCTCGCCCCCGGCGCCACCTCCGTCGCCTATTCCTACATCGGACCCGAGCTCACCTGGCCCATCTACAAAAACGGCACCATCGGTCTCGCCAAGAACGACCTCGAGCGCGCCGGCAAGTCAATCAACGCCACGCTCAAGACCAACGGTTACGGCCGCGCCTTTATCTCCGTCAACAAGGCGCTCGTTACCCAGGCCAGCTCCGCCATTCCCGTCGTTCCCCTCTACATTTCGATCCTCTACAAGATCATGAAAGCCAAGGGCAGCCACGAGGGTTGCATCGAACAGATCGACCGTCTCTTCCGCACCCAGATGTTCGGCGGCACCGGTCTCGACTTCGATGATGCCGGCCGCGTCCGCATCGACGACTGGGAAATGAAGCCCGACGTCCAGGCCGAGGTCGCCGCTCTCTGGCCCGAGGTCACGACCGAGAACCTCGCCGCTCTGACCGACATCGCCGGTTACCGCACCGAGTTCTTGAAGCTCTTCGGCTTCGGTCTCCCCGGTATCGATTACGAGGCCGACATCGATCCGCACGTCGAGCTGCCCGCCTAAAAAGCGCACCTCGTTCGCCTCCCCAGCCCGGCCCCACCAAGGCCGGGCTTTTTCGCGCCTTTACGCGTAGCGTTTCTTCATCGCCGCATACGGGAAATAACGTCCCGGACACACTGTGTGGTTTTTGTCCACCCAGCGGTGCACGGTGAATTTCGGTTTCACTCCGAGCGGTGCCTCGTTGCGCAACCAATCCACGAGCGAAATAAACGACGACAACTGCCGCACCCCGGGCCGGCGTTTTTCGAAATTACCCACGAGGCAGATTCCGATGCCGTGCGCATTGTAGAAATCACTGCGCACATGCCCGCCGTCGATCTGCTTGAGCCAGCGCGGACCGATCTCGATCTCGCCGTCGCCTGAATCACGGCCATTCCCGATTACAAAATCATACGCGAGCCCGTTCTCCATACCTCGCCTCCGGTGCGCCGCTCCATAGCTGCGCGCATTACCCGCCTCGATTCCGCTGTGATGCGCGACCACATGCCGCCAACGCCCTCGCGCAATGTTCAAGCCCGCCGTCGCCGCGATCACGTGCGAGATCACCGACACACCGGGAATAATCAAAACCTGCCCGACCATAATGCGGTCGTTCTTCAGGCCGTTAGCGGTCTTCAACGCGACCACCGTGATGTCATGATGAGCCGCGATACGTCCGAGCGTATCTCCGCGCACCACCCTATACGTGCGCCGGCCACTGGAGTCCGCCAGCAAGGAGGGACCGCCCAAGACCAGACCGGCCAGACCGAGTCCGAGGGTATTTATAAATTCACGCCGCGTCGCCACCCGTTAAACCTAACATGCCCGTCAACCCCTTCGCGCGTGTCGCGTATCATTCAAAGAATCGCCGTCTCCATGAGCCGGTTTGCCTCGGACAATCGCTCGGCCAGTTGACGCGCCAGTGTCTCGTGAAACCGCGCCGCTGCCGCCGGATACTGCACCGCAAGCCGGTCCAGAGATTCGCGCGTCAACTTGTAGCCGTGCACCGGCGATTCTGTAATCACCGCCGCGCTCCGCAGCGTTCCCAGATAAAATGCCATCTCTCCGATCACCGTGCCCGCCCGCAGTGTGCGCAGACGGATCGTCTGCCCGTTCTTCATCTCCAGCCGGATGGTGAGCAACCCGTCCTCGACCAGATAAATCTCATCCGATCGCTCGCCTTGTTTCACCAGCACTTCACCCGCCCCCATCTTAAACGGCTCCGCAAACGCGAGCGCCGGCCGCAATCCATCCATAAACGAAAGCGACGCCGCATCCGCGCTCGGCGGACGCTCGCGCACCAGCAGGCGCTCTTCGCACCACTCGAGTCCGCGATCCAGATCATCGAAGCGCCGCAGCTGTGATCCTTCCGTCAATCGCAGTCCGCCCCGCTCCAGACGCTTCAGCACGCCCGTCGAAAATCCCGTGAGTAAAATCGATACCCGCCGCTCCACCGCAATCTGCGAGAGGCGCATGAGTGCATAAGCCGCCGAAGCATCCACTCCACTGACTCTGCGTCCGTCGAGAATCAAAAAACGCACTTCCGGTATATCCACCGCGATATGACGCAACCGCGCCAACAACTGCGTCGCCGTTCCGAAAAAAACGAATCCGTGCAGACGCAACACCTGGATCGCCTTGCCTTGTTCACCCAGCCAGGCGCGATCCGACGGAGACCGTTCCACCGAGCTGCGCAGGTTGCTTCCATCCGTCTGCATCGTGACCACATCCACCAGGCTGAAACTCACGATAAACAGCACCACCGCCCCCGCGATTCCCGCCGCGACCGCCGGCAACAAACCAAACACCACCGTCACCGCCAGAACGATGAGCACCAGCGCGAGATCGAGCGGCGCAAAGCGTTTCCATCCGCCCACCACCCAATCGAGCAGATAACCCAGTCCCGTCGCCAGCGTCACACCGCTCACCACAAACGAGGGCATCCACGACAAGACACTGGAGCCGCCCGCCAGCGCCACCACGCACACCGCCGTGGCAATCCAGCCCACCGTCCGCGTCACCGGCGCCAGTGCCCGCGCCAGCGTCGTGCTCGTCGCCGAGACAAATCCCGGCAGGCCTCCGCCCAACCCTGCTAAAATATTGGCCGATCCCGTCACCTGAAGTTCGCGATTCAAATCGATCTCGGTGCGCGTGCTCACTTCGACTCCGCTTAATGTGAGCAGCAACGCCACCACACCCACGAGCACCAGCGTGCCGAGCTGCGGCAGGATGCTCCACATCGCATCCGGCGGCACATGAAACAGCGCAAACAAGCCTTCGTGATGCCACAGGCTGCCGCCACTGCCTTGACCGATGATCAAGAGTCCCGCCTCGCGCAACGCAGCCTCTGAATGGCCATACATAAACGCCCAGCCATGAAACAACCCGACCGCCGCGATCAACAGCACCGGCACGCCCATACGTTTTTTATACACCCGCTGCGCCGCGACCAAAGCCGCCGCCAGCATGACCGCCAGAGCGCAGGTTCCCGCGTGTGCTCTCACGGCTTCCCACGACCACGGGTGCGGCAACACGATCAACGCGCCGCTCTTGGTGAGCACCCAGCCTACTCCCGCGAGAAATCCGCCAATCACGGGATACGGCACGAAGCGGATAAAATTCCCCCACCCCATCCGGCCCATCATCCACAACACCGCGCCAAATACCCCCGCCGCCAGCGCGCAACACGCCAATAACAATCCGCCAAGTTCTGGCCCCGACGGCAGCACCGCCGATGCCGCAACCATCATCACCGCCAGCGCCGCGCTCGTCTCCGGACTGGCCGTCGCAATCGTGCCCCGATACGCGCTGAACGTCGCCAGCAAGCCGCCGATCACGACTTGGCTGATCAGCGCCGCGCCCAGGCCGATCTCAAAATTAGAGGCCAGCGCTCCTGCAAAAATCACTGCCGACGCCGAAAACGCCCGCACCACCATGACCGCACCCACCGTGATGCCAGCCATGCCCGTGGACACCGCCGCGCCCGCCCAGCCGGCCGGCGGACGCACCGCCGGTTGCACGGAAAGCGTGTTGGCTGAAGGAACGGTCGGAGGATGGGAGGCGGACATCGCAGTAGTGCCTTTCGACTACACAAAGTAGTCTCAATTTCCTTGCGGTTCCAAACCGTAAATCACGCCCTCGTCGGAAGTCTCAACACTCGGCCCGCCCGCGTAAAAGTATCCGGACTAAAGCCCAGCGCCTCTTTCAGTTTCGCATCCCGTTCCAACGGATTCTTAATGCGCGCCGTTTCACGATGCGCCCGCCACGACAACATGCCACCGGCCCACGGCAGCAATCCGCTTGAAGGCACCGGTAGATCGCTTCCGTGCAGAATACGCTCCGCCAGCGCACCTTGTTTCAAGCGACGTAACGCCGAGGGGCGCAGGCGAAAGTTCAGCGCCGCCAGCGCACTGTTATCACCATAAAGATTCGGGAAGCGCTCGGTCATCTCTACAAACACGTCGAGGTAATCGGGATCGAGCAGCATCATGCCGGTCCCGCAATGCGCCGCGATACAGGTCACCCCGATTTCCAGCGGTCGCGTGAGCACACGCGGCGACGCCAGTTTCGCATCCATCACCGGCATCGTGCGTTCACTGCCGGTATGCGCGAGCAGTGGCAGACCCGCCTCCGCCATCAGTTCCAAAAACCGAGTATGTCGCGGATCGTTCCAGTCAATGCCTTGCACATTCGGCAGGCACTTCAGCGCAGCCGCTCCGCCCGTCAGACATTTTTCCAACTCCTCGAAGGCATCCCGTCGCGAGGGGTGAATCGAAACACCTGCCAGAAACTCCGGATGCTTTTGCGCGAGATCCAGCACGTGATCGTTCGACACATAGAACGAGGCGCGATCCGGCAACGGCGTGCCGTCGTCACGATAAGGCAGCTCATGCGCCAGCAGCATCGCCCGATCAATCGACGGCGCGCCCTGCACATAAGCCAGCAAGCGTTCCGCATAAATCCGGTCAAAGTCCGGCCCGTGCAGATCGCGCATCGTCAGCCCGACCGCTCGCACCAGAAACGGCGCACCAATCCGCGTGAGCCCGCGTGGCCGATACCAGCAGCCCGTGCCGCTCGTGCCGGTGCCGACCACGTGGACGTGGCAGTCGATTCTCATGATACGCCCGCGGCCTTCAGCGCGAGATCCTTGCAGCTCTTGAGATCAAGTTTGCCCGTTCCCAGCACCGGGATTTTTTCCACGCGCTCGACGGTCTTCGGTATCCATAGATTGGGAACGCCCGCAGCCGTGAGCTTTTCTTTCACGCTCTCGGCCGTGATCGCATCGTTGGCGGACAACAACACGAGCTGCTCGCCCTTGCCCGGATCAGGCACGCCCATCACCACGAGCGCGTAGCCTTCCGATTGATCGAGCGCAAAAGCCTCGATCAGTTTTTGCTCCACCGTTCCATGCGGCACCATCTCGCCGGCAATTTTTGAGAAACGTGAAAGGCGTCCTTCTATAAAAAGGAAACCGTCTTCGTCGAACCGCCCCAAATCACCGGTGATATACCAACCGTCGTGGAACACTTCGGCGGTCTTCTTTGGATCATCGAGATAACCGCCAAACATATTGGCACCACGAAATGCCACGATACCCGTCTCGCCTGCGGGCAGCTCGTTGCGTGTTTCCGGATCGAGCACCCGCGCTGTCATACCCGCCATCATGCGACCGACCGAACCCAGACGCTTTCCATCCTGATGCCCCGCAGCCTGCGTCGGCACAGCCGGATCCGGCTGGTTGACATTGGTCGCAGGCGACGCCTCGGTCATGCCGTAGCCCTGCATGATCTCGATTTTAAATTTCTCCAGGAAGCTTTCGTAGAGATCCATCGGCATTTTTTCGGCGCCTGATACCAGAACCTCGAGCGAAGTCAGATCGGCGACTTCGGCTTTTTTGAGGATCGGACGCATAAACGTCGGTGCGCCCACCATCACCGTGACTTTTTCTTCGCGGATCGCCTCGATAATTTTCTTGGTGTCGAGCGGACTCGGGACCGTGACCGAACGGCACGGGCGCAGCAGCGGATACCACATGTTCACGGTAAATCCGAAGCTGTGAAACACCGGCAGGCAGCTCAACATGACCGAGCTCGAAGGGAAAATAGACAACGTCGAAAACTGCCAGCAGTTGGCGAGGATGTTGCGATGCGTGAGCGGCACGCCCTTAGGCTCGCCCGAACTGCCGCTGGTGAACAGCAGACCCGCTTCCGCCCGATCCCCTTTGCGCGGCAACCCGAGCAACACCGGCAGCAATTGATTGGGCAGGATCCACGCCGCCAGGAACCAGGGAAACAGCGCGCGCTTGCCGCCGATTTCCTTGATCGTCGTGGTCAGATCAAGCGTGCGCTCAGGCCATGGAAATCCGGCGGCTTTGGACTTCATCGCATCCGCCGAGATGATCGTCTTCACACCCGACATACGCAGGCTCGACTCCACAGCGGAGCGTCCCGCGGTAAAATTAAAATTCACCGGCACCTTGCCCGCGCATAACACGGCGAGGTTGACGATGCTGGCACCGGCCCCCGGCGGCAGCACAATGCCCACGCGCGATTCCGGCACGGTCTTCCTGATGTGACGCGAAAGTGCAGCCGCCGCCGCGAACAGTTGCGCCGCCTTGAGCTCCCGCCGTGACGCGGTGCGATCCACGAGCGCCAGCCGGCCCGGATGCCGTCCGAGGCGACGCACGATTTCACTGCCGAGGTGACGCTTCAGCTGCGGACGTTCCTCGAACGCCTCACATCCGAGATCGAGCAAAGCGCGGCGAACCGTGGAAGCATCGGCTTGAGCGGCGGGAATCGGTTCGCCCCACGCCACGCACACTGCCGTGCGCATGAGACGCGGGGACTTGAATAGATACTTGTTATCCGAGAAGGAAAACAAGGAGCCCCAAAGACCGTCGTGAGCGGCGGGCACCACCGGCACACCCGCCTTGCGCGCCATCATCTCGAAACCGCGCTGAAGTTTCATCAGTTGACCGGTCCGTGAAATGCCACCCTCGGCGAAGACCAGCACGAGTTCGCCGGCTTGGAGTAATTTGGAAACGCGGCGGACGGTTTCGAGTGCGTTGGCCGGCGAAACGGGAACGGTGCCGGTGAGTTTGTAGATGACGCGAAACAGCCAGCTGCGCCGAGGAAACGCTTCATGTCCGACGAACCGGATCGGCCGCGGGCAGGCCAGCTGCATCACGAGGACATCGGCATACGACAGGTGATTCGTCACGATGAGCGCCCCACCCTGCGCGGGGATGCGGTCCACGTTCAGCGCGCGCACTTTGTAAAGTAACCGGCTCAACACGATCACGGGCCAGCCGATGAACCAGGGAGCATGTGCGCGGGGAAATAAAGGAATGTCAGCCATGATAAAAACAACGGAAGTGTTTCGAGTCTTTACGGGAATTTTTTCCCGTCGAGCCACACGTGACGGATATAGAGCCGATGCGCCCCACTGACCGCCGCCTCAACTTCCAGCGTGGTGAACCGCGGTGTGCCCCGACCTTCGGGCACGAAGAACCGCTCGATTCCGTAATCAAGTCGCAGGTTGTTTCCATTCTGCCAAGCCCGCGCATACACCCACAGACGCGGATCGTCGGCGGCAGGCTCCTCCGTGAGAACATCGGCCACTACATGATGCGCGCCCTCGGGCTTGAGCACGACGAACACGTCGCCATTTGCCGCGATCGGAAATTTTTCCGTCCGGCTGATCTCGTAGTTCAAGATCATGTAATCGCCGCGCAGGATATCGCGCGGATCAACCGGCAATGTTTTCAAACGGACCGTCGGCGCAGTGTGCCTCACGCCTTCGTGATAACCCGCCCACGCGAGGAGGAAAACCACCTGCGCCAGCACCACCGCCCAGACCCAACGTGCAGATTTAATATTCATGCGACCTCCTTTTCCGCACGCATGGCGGTGAGCCAGCCGCGACGTTTGCGTTCCAGATAAATTCCCAGCGTCAGGACGATCACGCCCGAAATCACAAAGAACACCCCGCCTTCCAGCATCGTGCCGAAGAGATCGAAGTAGCGCGTGACGATGTTGATCGCGATGAAACCCAGACCGAGGTTAACCCAGCTCTCACGACCCGTCGCCAGACCCAACCGGATCATAAACACATTGAGCACAAACAACGCGGTCCAAGACCACGCGCTCCACAACCAGCCGCCGTCGCCGGTATTCCAGCCAGTCAGCACTGCACCGACCGGAACCAGCGCGATCACTATCCACACACCCAACGACAACATATCACGACGGCTGTGCTTCCACGCGCCCCAGGCACCTAGCGCAATGAGCAGTGCGACAAACCCCACGGGAATCGGCGAGACCGTCCATTCATCACTTCCCCTCGGCCAGAAATGCCGGATGAAACCGAGCACATATAGGCCCGAGCAAAAGAGCAGCGCTCCCCATTTTTCATGGAGCGAGGCAAAGACGTCGTGACGTGTGCCGCGCAAAGCGAGACCGGACATCCATACGGCAACACCCAGCGCCGTCATGATTGCCACCAGACAAATCACATCTTCAAAACGCAGGTTGCCCGTCTGCAGGGAGAGCCACGAACCTTGGGTCGTAAACTCCATACCCAACCACACCAGAAAGGCCAATAAGCTGACCGCCTGCGCGCCCTTTGATCGAACCAGCCACGGCACCGCCACAATGCCCAGCCACCAAGTCAGCACGCCCGAAGCCGGTCGCGAGTTGAGGTGGAAGATCTGACTCACCAGTGCAATTCCGGCCATGAAGAGGCCCGCCCCCAGCATAAAAAACGCATCCCCGGTTTTTGGATACAGCCCTGGCGCGACCTTGAGCCGCCAGCCTGCGAAATACGAACCCGCCAAAAGTGCGACCAGGCCACCGATCTTCAACCAATCCCCGAGGTCCTGCCAGTTCGCACTGATCAACAAACACACGCCGGCCAGCAGCAGTCCGCCGCCGACCGCGCCCAGAATGGCGATAAACCGCCCGCCACCCGCCGCAGCCGGATGCCGGGCCAGCAGCGCGCCGCGTTGCGATTCAGTCAGCAACCCGTCGCCCACCCAATCTGCCGATTCAACGCGGAGGCGTTCTTCGAATGATTTCATCTGTGAATAATTGGAAGTGGAACTCACTCCTCGGGCAGTCGCCATGCCACCGCGCCCGCCTGCAATTCCTTCAATGACTGCAACGTCTCGCGCGCCTGCTTTTGCGTGAGCGCCCCGACGACCTGCATCACCACCGCCTGATAGGCGGGCGAAACTTTTTCCCACAACCGCCGGCCGGCCGGCGTCAGTATCACTCGATACACACGACGATCGGCGGGATCGTCCTCACGCTTCACCCAGCCGGCTTTTTCCATGCGATCGACCAAACCAGTGACGTTCGACCGGTCCACGACCAAAACATCGCCCAGTTCACGCTGACTGATGCCTTCGCCCGCCGACGCCAGCGCACTAAACACGTTATACTGCGCGGCGGTAATCCCGTGCGGACGGAAGAGGCGCTGACTCTCCCGCAGAAAAACATCCGCGGTTGTCATCACCGCACGGGTCAATTCGTGGCCAAGTTCAGGCTGCATGAGAGTCTGTTCTGCCGCCTATTGTTGATACGTCAACTAGTTTCAGGCCACGACTTCAAATCCCAAGCCAGCGAGGCAAAGCCGGGAAAATCATTCTCCAACCGGCGAAGATCGTGCGCATGCCGGCGAGCTTCACGGAGTGCGATTTCAGTTTCGTGCTGTAAGTTGGGTCGCTCGGTTCCGTAGACACGCTGCTTGAGTTCACGCCTCGTGTAGGGCGCGCGACCAAACTCCGGTCCCGCGATCCAGTTTTGTTCAGTCACGGTTTCCTCAAGTCCGCACAGATACCACGCCTCGACCGCCGGCACGGCTACGCCTACCCCGCGCAACACCCGCTCACGGCCGTGCGCCGGCGGCAGCTTCTTCGTTGACTGCCGAAAAATCGCCCGCAGCTGGCACATCCGGCAGAGCGGATGATAATACTCCGGCGCATCGTGCGCGGCGGTATGCACGACCGAGTCATCACTATCGACCACCACCACCAGCCCGTCGGTATCGGTGTTAAAATGCAGGTGTCGCACGATCGATGGCAGCACCTGTGCCACCGACGGCCAGCCACGGGCACGCAGCGCGGGCTGCACGCGCGTAAAGGGTCGCCTCAGCACCGCCTCGATCAACACCGCCACGGCTGCTTCATCGGCCGGCGACTCGCTCAGGATCGCCAGTTTCAATTTGCGCGCGGCGGGTGACGTCGGAGCGTTGCTCATTTGTCTTCGGGGACACCGCCGATCACTCCGGAAAACCACAGGTCACCCAGCGAACCCGAGGACAACATACCGGCAAGATCGGCGCGTTCATCGAGCCGGGTGAAACGGGCCGCATTCCCCTGCTTTTCCGCGATGACGACCTCTTCGGGATGATCGCGAAAGAGATCGAGTAGATAAGGCGAATGGGTCGTCGCGATCACTTGCACCGGCGTGCATTGTGCGCCGGCCTCGGAGGGATAACTCAGCCGGTAAAGTGTATCCCGAATCTCGCGCAACATGCGCGGATGCACGCCACGATCGACTTCTTCGATACACACGATGGCCGGTGGCGCGGGGTCGTAGGCGAGCGTAAGCATCGCGAGCAAGTAGAGTGTCCCTTGTGAAAGATTTTCCGCGGCGATCAACTCCCCTCCCTCAGCCATTCGCAAGCGCAGCTCCACGGTCTGATCGGCACGAATGGAAAGATCGAGGTCATCATACTCAGGCAGCAGTCGGATCAACTCGGTCGTCATACGCGCAAATGCCTCCGGATGCGCATCGCGCCGGGCGGCGAGCACCGCGGCCACATTGCCTCCGTTGGAGACGAGTTCCGTGCCGTCCTTGAGCAACGCGGGCGAAGCGATCGCGTAATGGTCGAACAGATAGCTGCGCATGCTCAACAGGCGCGCGCGCAAACCCGTCCAGTCATCCACGCCTTCCCCGGTGGGCAGCGGCACAACCTGAAGAAGGTCGCAAACCGTGTCCGATACGCAGCTGAGCACCGCTTCAAGACCGTCATGCGGAGCATCAAAACGAAACGTGATCTCGGCACCTTCGGGCCGGCGTTCGGCATCCGCCGTGGCTTGCGCCAGCGGAAGCTTGGCCAGCGCACGCAGACGCAAAATCGCCTGAATGAGGCTGGTTTTACCCGAGCCATTCGGACCGATGAGTAGGTTGAACGGCGACAGCGCAAGACTCGTGCTGCGCAGCGCCTTGAAATTCCGGAAAACAACGGAAGCGATCACGGCTTCACTCTGATTAAACTCCTACCCTTCCGCCAGCCTGCATTACTCCGTTCGCACGACCACCAGATCGTCGGTATGCAACCCGCACCACACGCGGTCGCCTTCATGAATCGCCTCAAGTAACGCGCTCTCGTTGGCGACCACCGCGGTGAGCCGCGTGCCTCCGGTAAACTCAATCAGCAGCCGATCCAGCGCGCCTTGAAACAGCTCCTCGGTCACACGCGCCTCGAAAACATTCTCACAATCGACCGGCTTTTTGGAAACATGCACTTTCTCCGGGCGCACCGAGATGAGCGCGCGTGTTGCGTCCGCCGGCCACTGCGCGGCGTTCACGGAGAGTTCCAGCCCGCCTTCGATCCGCACGCGCGCCGTGGTTGCGTCGCGTGCAACCAACTCCGCCGGCAGCAAATTCGCCTCGCCGATGAAGTCGGCCACGAACGCCGTGCGCGGTTGGTGATAGATTTCCGTCGCGGTGCCGAGTTGCTCCAGACGACCTTTGTTGAACACCGCGATGCGGTCGCTCATGGACAGCGCCTCCTCCTGATCGTGCGTCACGAAGACAAAGGTCATGCCGAGGATTTTCTGGAGTCGCTTCAGCTCGATCTGCATTTGCCCGCGTAGCTTGGCATCAAGCGCGGAGAGCGGTTCGTCGAGCAACAGAACCGACGGACGCGGCACGATGGCACGCGCAAGGGCGACGCGCTGGCGTTGTCCGCCGGAAAGTTGCGCGGGCTTGCGGTTCTCGAAACCTGTCAGCGCCACCAGCTCGATCACTTCCGCAATGCGCACGGCCGCCTCGGCAGCGGGAACTTTCTGCATGCGCAGGCCAAAGCCTATATTCTCGCGCACCGTCATGTGCGGGAAGAGCGCGTAGCTCTGGAAAACCTGGTTCACGTTACGACGATACGGCGCGAGATGCGTGACATCCTCGCCGCCGATTCGAATGAGACCTTCGTCGGGTGTCTCGAAGCCTGACAACATGCGTAGCAACGTGGTTTTCCCGCAACCGGACGGTCCGAGCAACGTGATGAACTCCCCGGCTTTGATATGCAGGTTGACGTCGTGCACGGCGGTGAAATCGCCGAAGCGTTTGGTGACTCCGTTGATTTCGATCATGAGTGCGAATCGCGCGAACCGCGGCGCTGGATTAGCGCGTAGGCGATAATGAACATGAGGGTAAAGACGACGCCGAGCGCGGCGCCGAACGGCCAGTTACGGGCCTTGAAAAACTGATTCTGAATGACGTTGCCGATCATCGGCACCTTGGCGCCGCCCATGAGATCGGTAATCGCAAACATTCCAATCGCCGGCACGAACACGAGGAGGATACCCGCCGCGATGCCCGGCCAAGTCAGCGGCACGATGACTTCGGAAAATGCCCGCACCGGTCCGGCGCCCAGATCATGGGC
This portion of the Rariglobus hedericola genome encodes:
- a CDS encoding SulP family inorganic anion transporter; this encodes MSASHPPTVPSANTLSVQPAVRPPAGWAGAAVSTGMAGITVGAVMVVRAFSASAVIFAGALASNFEIGLGAALISQVVIGGLLATFSAYRGTIATASPETSAALAVMMVAASAVLPSGPELGGLLLACCALAAGVFGAVLWMMGRMGWGNFIRFVPYPVIGGFLAGVGWVLTKSGALIVLPHPWSWEAVRAHAGTCALAVMLAAALVAAQRVYKKRMGVPVLLIAAVGLFHGWAFMYGHSEAALREAGLLIIGQGSGGSLWHHEGLFALFHVPPDAMWSILPQLGTLVLVGVVALLLTLSGVEVSTRTEIDLNRELQVTGSANILAGLGGGLPGFVSATSTTLARALAPVTRTVGWIATAVCVVALAGGSSVLSWMPSFVVSGVTLATGLGYLLDWVVGGWKRFAPLDLALVLIVLAVTVVFGLLPAVAAGIAGAVVLFIVSFSLVDVVTMQTDGSNLRSSVERSPSDRAWLGEQGKAIQVLRLHGFVFFGTATQLLARLRHIAVDIPEVRFLILDGRRVSGVDASAAYALMRLSQIAVERRVSILLTGFSTGVLKRLERGGLRLTEGSQLRRFDDLDRGLEWCEERLLVRERPPSADAASLSFMDGLRPALAFAEPFKMGAGEVLVKQGERSDEIYLVEDGLLTIRLEMKNGQTIRLRTLRAGTVIGEMAFYLGTLRSAAVITESPVHGYKLTRESLDRLAVQYPAAAARFHETLARQLAERLSEANRLMETAIL
- the fabV gene encoding enoyl-ACP reductase FabV; amino-acid sequence: MVIKPKVRGFVCVTAHPAGCAAHVQEWIDYVKAKGPVKNGPKKVLVIGSSTGYGLASRISAAFGSGAATIGVFFERPSEPDKTATPGWYNTAAFTTAAKKAGLYVKNFNGDAFSDQLKTDVLAAIKADLGQIDLVVYSLASPRRTHPKTGVVHKSCLKPVGQTYSNKTVDTDKGIVSTITIEPANEAEIADTKAVMGGEDWEMWINALDEAKLLAPGATSVAYSYIGPELTWPIYKNGTIGLAKNDLERAGKSINATLKTNGYGRAFISVNKALVTQASSAIPVVPLYISILYKIMKAKGSHEGCIEQIDRLFRTQMFGGTGLDFDDAGRVRIDDWEMKPDVQAEVAALWPEVTTENLAALTDIAGYRTEFLKLFGFGLPGIDYEADIDPHVELPA
- a CDS encoding LysM peptidoglycan-binding domain-containing protein; the protein is MATRREFINTLGLGLAGLVLGGPSLLADSSGRRTYRVVRGDTLGRIAAHHDITVVALKTANGLKNDRIMVGQVLIIPGVSVISHVIAATAGLNIARGRWRHVVAHHSGIEAGNARSYGAAHRRRGMENGLAYDFVIGNGRDSGDGEIEIGPRWLKQIDGGHVRSDFYNAHGIGICLVGNFEKRRPGVRQLSSFISLVDWLRNEAPLGVKPKFTVHRWVDKNHTVCPGRYFPYAAMKKRYA
- a CDS encoding GDYXXLXY domain-containing protein, with product MNIKSARWVWAVVLAQVVFLLAWAGYHEGVRHTAPTVRLKTLPVDPRDILRGDYMILNYEISRTEKFPIAANGDVFVVLKPEGAHHVVADVLTEEPAADDPRLWVYARAWQNGNNLRLDYGIERFFVPEGRGTPRFTTLEVEAAVSGAHRLYIRHVWLDGKKFP
- a CDS encoding AMP-binding protein, with product MADIPLFPRAHAPWFIGWPVIVLSRLLYKVRALNVDRIPAQGGALIVTNHLSYADVLVMQLACPRPIRFVGHEAFPRRSWLFRVIYKLTGTVPVSPANALETVRRVSKLLQAGELVLVFAEGGISRTGQLMKLQRGFEMMARKAGVPVVPAAHDGLWGSLFSFSDNKYLFKSPRLMRTAVCVAWGEPIPAAQADASTVRRALLDLGCEAFEERPQLKRHLGSEIVRRLGRHPGRLALVDRTASRRELKAAQLFAAAAALSRHIRKTVPESRVGIVLPPGAGASIVNLAVLCAGKVPVNFNFTAGRSAVESSLRMSGVKTIISADAMKSKAAGFPWPERTLDLTTTIKEIGGKRALFPWFLAAWILPNQLLPVLLGLPRKGDRAEAGLLFTSGSSGEPKGVPLTHRNILANCWQFSTLSIFPSSSVMLSCLPVFHSFGFTVNMWYPLLRPCRSVTVPSPLDTKKIIEAIREEKVTVMVGAPTFMRPILKKAEVADLTSLEVLVSGAEKMPMDLYESFLEKFKIEIMQGYGMTEASPATNVNQPDPAVPTQAAGHQDGKRLGSVGRMMAGMTARVLDPETRNELPAGETGIVAFRGANMFGGYLDDPKKTAEVFHDGWYITGDLGRFDEDGFLFIEGRLSRFSKIAGEMVPHGTVEQKLIEAFALDQSEGYALVVMGVPDPGKGEQLVLLSANDAITAESVKEKLTAAGVPNLWIPKTVERVEKIPVLGTGKLDLKSCKDLALKAAGVS
- a CDS encoding amidohydrolase family protein, with the protein product MRIDCHVHVVGTGTSGTGCWYRPRGLTRIGAPFLVRAVGLTMRDLHGPDFDRIYAERLLAYVQGAPSIDRAMLLAHELPYRDDGTPLPDRASFYVSNDHVLDLAQKHPEFLAGVSIHPSRRDAFEELEKCLTGGAAALKCLPNVQGIDWNDPRHTRFLELMAEAGLPLLAHTGSERTMPVMDAKLASPRVLTRPLEIGVTCIAAHCGTGMMLLDPDYLDVFVEMTERFPNLYGDNSALAALNFRLRPSALRRLKQGALAERILHGSDLPVPSSGLLPWAGGMLSWRAHRETARIKNPLERDAKLKEALGFSPDTFTRAGRVLRLPTRA